A part of Melittangium boletus DSM 14713 genomic DNA contains:
- a CDS encoding S8 family peptidase produces the protein MAEEKPEKLRHLLVQGTGTSYNYVSTLSVPHSRTTPTRDRAAHGQRLLREYGAAFKTGIMARGGGADIPGVSLTVRSEPGSELPIESLDSRRPDGPRVLAVREVEGATVAQVFVPQGGFQLIEEKLQDYLRKDTPKGKPANEALIASIASFQLAALEELWTDPELPFPAPSQPMAWEAWLRDSSEELLSSFLSLCRQHGLVTGQRSLEFPDRRVVLVSGTANQLSSFAILDTLAELRPARTPPTEFVEMPSREQGEWSRELMSRLVLPAADAPVVCVLDTGVSNNHPLLAPLLPAANMFAYQRNWGLADHDGHGTEMAGLAGYGDLIDALESKMRVALEVGLESVKILPPPPATNAPELYGAITADAAGQVEVAAPKRLRVFSMSVSTSNGRSAGRPSSWSAEIDRLAAGVDDGRQRLYCICAGNADPNWYPHYPEGAMTGKPLDPAQAWNALTIGAYTERDIIAEPSLSGWLPIAPHGDISPTSTSSITFERGWPNKPDLVLEGGNVALSPGGILPPDASIPSLSLLTTDRMIRGRLFTYTNATSAATAQASRMAAHLWAEYPTLRPETIRALLVHSARWTPAMVSRTPNKNNRVRLYGYGVPSLARARWSARDALTLVVEDELRPFKVGKSPAQMRLHKFPWPVEELQRLGAADVRLRVTLSYFIEPNPAQRGWMGRFRYQSHGLRFSVRRPTENDSAFRARLSKAMQDDGYTGSTGTDPGWELGGNRRNRGSIHSDVWHGSAADLASRQVLAVFPVGGWKADARRVEKPTSVQFSLVVSIETDETEVDLYTPVATELGVPVAVES, from the coding sequence ATGGCAGAAGAGAAACCGGAAAAGTTGCGGCACCTGCTCGTTCAGGGAACTGGTACATCCTACAACTACGTTTCGACGCTTTCCGTGCCGCACTCGCGGACTACTCCAACAAGAGACCGTGCTGCTCACGGTCAGCGATTGCTCAGGGAATACGGAGCCGCTTTCAAGACCGGCATTATGGCTCGTGGTGGCGGAGCCGATATTCCGGGGGTCTCGCTCACCGTGCGCAGCGAGCCCGGGTCCGAGCTTCCCATCGAGTCACTCGACAGCCGACGTCCTGATGGTCCACGTGTCCTGGCCGTGAGAGAGGTCGAGGGCGCGACAGTCGCTCAGGTCTTCGTGCCTCAAGGCGGCTTTCAGCTCATCGAAGAGAAGCTGCAGGACTATCTTCGTAAGGACACCCCTAAAGGTAAGCCCGCCAACGAGGCCCTCATCGCTTCGATCGCCTCGTTTCAGCTCGCGGCTCTTGAGGAACTCTGGACCGACCCGGAACTCCCGTTCCCCGCCCCCTCTCAGCCCATGGCTTGGGAGGCTTGGCTCCGCGACTCTTCCGAGGAACTGCTCTCCTCCTTCCTCTCGCTGTGCAGGCAACATGGGCTGGTCACCGGACAGCGCTCGCTTGAGTTCCCTGACCGGCGAGTCGTGCTCGTATCGGGTACGGCAAACCAGCTCTCATCTTTCGCCATCCTGGATACGCTCGCCGAACTCAGGCCAGCGCGTACGCCACCAACGGAGTTCGTGGAGATGCCGTCGCGCGAGCAAGGCGAGTGGAGCCGGGAACTGATGTCCCGCCTTGTTCTTCCCGCAGCAGATGCGCCAGTGGTATGCGTGCTCGACACGGGAGTGAGCAACAATCATCCGCTCCTCGCTCCTCTTCTCCCCGCCGCGAACATGTTCGCTTATCAAAGGAACTGGGGCCTTGCCGATCACGACGGCCACGGCACCGAAATGGCAGGCCTCGCGGGGTATGGAGACCTGATTGACGCGCTTGAGTCGAAGATGCGTGTTGCTCTCGAGGTAGGTCTCGAGTCGGTGAAGATCCTTCCGCCACCACCAGCTACGAATGCTCCCGAGCTTTACGGTGCGATCACCGCCGATGCGGCCGGTCAGGTCGAGGTTGCTGCTCCAAAGCGTCTCCGCGTGTTCTCGATGTCGGTTTCAACGAGTAACGGCCGGAGCGCAGGCCGCCCCTCTTCGTGGTCGGCGGAGATTGATCGACTCGCCGCAGGTGTGGATGACGGACGGCAGCGGCTCTACTGCATCTGCGCAGGCAACGCTGACCCGAACTGGTATCCGCACTACCCGGAAGGAGCCATGACGGGGAAGCCGCTTGATCCCGCTCAGGCGTGGAACGCGCTGACCATCGGCGCTTACACAGAGAGAGACATTATTGCAGAACCCTCGCTTTCTGGGTGGCTGCCGATTGCTCCACACGGTGACATCTCTCCCACGAGCACTTCGTCCATCACCTTCGAAAGAGGGTGGCCGAACAAGCCCGACCTTGTCCTTGAGGGAGGAAACGTCGCGCTGAGCCCCGGAGGCATTCTTCCGCCAGACGCCTCGATTCCCAGCCTTTCGCTGCTCACGACCGACCGGATGATTCGAGGTCGTTTGTTCACGTATACCAACGCCACGAGCGCGGCGACTGCGCAGGCCTCCCGAATGGCAGCCCACCTCTGGGCCGAGTACCCCACGCTCAGGCCCGAAACGATTCGGGCCCTCCTTGTCCACTCCGCCCGGTGGACGCCCGCGATGGTGAGCCGGACCCCCAACAAAAACAATCGTGTTCGGCTCTATGGCTACGGAGTACCGAGCCTCGCGCGAGCCCGGTGGAGTGCACGCGATGCGCTGACGCTCGTGGTCGAAGATGAGCTTCGCCCTTTTAAAGTGGGCAAGTCGCCGGCGCAGATGCGCCTTCATAAGTTCCCATGGCCGGTCGAGGAACTTCAGCGCCTTGGCGCCGCCGACGTCCGGCTTCGGGTGACGCTCTCCTATTTCATCGAGCCGAATCCGGCGCAACGCGGTTGGATGGGGCGGTTCCGCTACCAATCGCACGGACTCCGGTTCTCGGTGCGTCGTCCTACTGAGAATGACTCCGCGTTTCGCGCGAGGCTCAGCAAGGCGATGCAGGACGACGGCTACACGGGTAGTACAGGAACAGACCCCGGCTGGGAACTCGGAGGAAACCGGCGCAATCGTGGCTCCATCCATTCGGATGTGTGGCACGGGTCTGCGGCGGATCTTGCCTCGCGTCAGGTCCTGGCCGTCTTCCCGGTCGGAGGGTGGAAGGCGGACGCCCGCAGGGTCGAGAAGCCCACGTCCGTCCAGTTCTCACTCGTCGTCTCGATAGAAACGGACGAGACAGAGGTCGATCTCTACACGCCGGTGGCAACCGAGTTGGGCGTGCCGGTCGCTGTTGAGAGCTGA
- a CDS encoding alpha/beta hydrolase-fold protein: protein MADTSWLRGDTGEEALSPRQLLAMLLPLEALPAAPIEQGQPILLGTRFTLRSDTLGEDRSYFVHLPPGYETSSERHPVLYLLDGDEHFHHATGLVDFLARGGFIPPLIVVGISNTERGRDLTPPVRGDARLPNAPSLRVAQVMPLAGGADRFLRFLEEELRPQIESRYRTLPYRILVGHSYGGLFGLHTWVSRPHLFQALILSSPSLWWNEGQWVRDAARALGRLPSPERFLYLSMGNEGPAMLAPIQGLARTLARTRPPGLRWHYAFLRKEHHVSTPHRTLSDGLESLFEGWIVPEYPATPGTLAKIEANYARLSRRFGMELHPAEDMLNGVGYQLLEQGHTRAALAALRRNAEWYAQSSNAWDSLGEALEATGQWDAARDSYARAIVLDPTRPAFQQHLERVNARTRPPGP, encoded by the coding sequence ATGGCGGACACCTCGTGGCTTCGGGGCGATACGGGCGAGGAGGCGTTGTCCCCACGGCAATTGCTCGCCATGCTGCTCCCGCTGGAGGCGTTACCCGCGGCCCCCATCGAACAGGGGCAGCCCATCCTCCTCGGGACACGATTCACCCTGCGCTCGGACACGCTCGGAGAGGACCGGTCCTATTTCGTCCATCTGCCGCCCGGCTACGAGACCTCGTCAGAGCGTCATCCCGTCCTGTACCTGTTGGATGGCGATGAGCACTTCCACCACGCCACGGGGCTCGTGGACTTCCTGGCGCGGGGCGGGTTCATCCCCCCGCTGATCGTGGTGGGTATCTCGAATACGGAGCGGGGGCGGGATCTCACCCCGCCCGTGCGGGGGGATGCCCGGTTGCCCAACGCCCCCTCCCTCCGTGTCGCCCAGGTCATGCCCTTGGCGGGCGGCGCGGATCGGTTCCTGCGATTCCTGGAGGAGGAATTGCGGCCCCAGATCGAGTCGCGCTACCGCACGCTGCCGTACCGGATCCTCGTGGGCCACTCGTATGGCGGTCTGTTCGGCCTGCATACCTGGGTGTCACGGCCCCACCTCTTCCAGGCCCTCATCCTCAGCAGTCCGAGCCTGTGGTGGAACGAGGGCCAGTGGGTGCGAGACGCGGCCAGGGCCCTCGGGCGGTTGCCCTCGCCGGAGCGTTTCCTCTACCTGAGCATGGGCAACGAAGGGCCCGCCATGCTCGCGCCCATTCAGGGACTCGCGCGCACACTCGCGCGCACGCGCCCCCCGGGGTTGCGGTGGCACTACGCTTTTCTGAGGAAGGAGCACCACGTCAGCACCCCCCACCGCACCCTCTCCGATGGCCTGGAGTCGCTCTTCGAGGGGTGGATCGTGCCCGAGTACCCGGCGACCCCCGGGACGCTGGCGAAGATTGAGGCGAACTATGCGCGCTTGTCCCGACGGTTCGGCATGGAGCTCCACCCCGCCGAGGACATGCTCAACGGCGTGGGCTACCAGTTGCTGGAGCAAGGCCACACGCGCGCCGCGCTCGCCGCCTTGCGGCGCAATGCCGAGTGGTATGCCCAATCGAGCAACGCCTGGGACAGCCTGGGCGAAGCTCTAGAGGCCACGGGTCAATGGGACGCGGCGCGCGACAGCTATGCGCGAGCCATCGTACTCGACCCCACACGCCCCGCTTTCCAGCAGCACCTGGAGCGCGTCAATGCCAGGACGCGTCCTCCCGGGCCGTGA
- a CDS encoding cytochrome P450 family protein, translating into MTAPAPTPTTNNEPKKTRATSTAPTPSFNFVTPEFRRDPYPFYARLRREMPIIRLNQGRRGESFYVSRYDDVMVLLKDTERFANDKRSAGLQVSWLESRLSMGIVDSMVMKDGVDHRRLRTLVHKAFMPARVAALEQRIEQLTDGLLDAADARGTLDLMADLALPLPVAVISDMMGVDERYQHDFHRWMNGILELDGAGPLELLTNVPNMIKLNRFLRMLIAERRKNKGDDVLSAMIEAEEAGDKLSFDELVASTLILLLAGHETTVNLIGSGVLALVEYPDQLERLRAHPELMDSAVEEMLRYTSPVQLNAPRFAREDTELRGVFIRKGEAVCPILGSANHDEAYFEDPERFDIGRQPNRHVAFGFGPHFCLGAPLARLEAKVVFRALLRRYTDIQLAVPRSALTWRRSQSVRGLTALPLRVRR; encoded by the coding sequence ATGACCGCCCCCGCCCCCACCCCGACGACGAACAACGAGCCGAAGAAGACCCGCGCCACGAGCACCGCGCCGACGCCGTCGTTCAACTTCGTCACGCCGGAATTCCGTCGGGACCCGTATCCCTTCTACGCGCGGCTGCGGCGAGAGATGCCGATCATCCGCCTGAACCAGGGGCGCCGCGGCGAGAGCTTCTATGTCTCGCGCTACGACGACGTGATGGTGCTGCTCAAGGACACCGAGCGCTTCGCGAACGACAAGCGCAGCGCCGGTCTCCAGGTGTCGTGGCTCGAGTCGCGGCTCTCGATGGGCATCGTCGATTCCATGGTGATGAAGGACGGAGTCGACCATCGGCGCCTGCGCACGCTCGTGCACAAGGCGTTCATGCCGGCGCGTGTCGCCGCGCTCGAGCAACGCATCGAGCAACTCACGGACGGATTGCTGGATGCGGCCGACGCGCGCGGCACGCTGGACTTGATGGCCGACCTCGCGCTGCCGCTGCCGGTCGCGGTGATCTCCGACATGATGGGGGTCGACGAACGTTATCAGCATGACTTCCATCGTTGGATGAACGGCATCCTGGAGCTGGACGGCGCCGGTCCCCTGGAACTCCTCACGAACGTCCCCAACATGATCAAGCTCAACCGCTTCTTGCGGATGCTGATCGCCGAGCGCCGCAAGAACAAGGGCGATGACGTCCTGAGCGCGATGATCGAGGCCGAGGAGGCCGGTGACAAGCTGAGCTTCGACGAGCTCGTCGCGTCGACCCTCATCCTCCTCCTCGCGGGGCACGAGACGACCGTCAACTTGATCGGCAGCGGGGTGCTCGCGCTGGTGGAGTACCCCGATCAGCTCGAGCGCCTTCGGGCGCACCCCGAGCTCATGGACTCCGCGGTCGAGGAGATGCTGCGGTACACGAGCCCGGTCCAGCTCAACGCGCCTCGCTTCGCTCGCGAGGACACGGAACTCCGCGGTGTGTTCATCCGGAAGGGGGAGGCGGTGTGCCCGATCCTCGGTTCGGCGAACCACGACGAGGCGTACTTCGAAGACCCGGAGCGGTTCGATATCGGGCGCCAGCCGAACCGTCACGTCGCGTTCGGCTTCGGGCCGCATTTCTGCCTCGGCGCTCCGCTCGCGCGGCTCGAGGCAAAGGTCGTCTTCCGCGCCCTTCTGCGACGATACACGGACATCCAGCTGGCCGTGCCGCGCTCCGCACTCACCTGGCGCCGCTCGCAGTCGGTCCGCGGCCTGACCGCTCTCCCGCTCCGGGTTCGGCGCTGA
- a CDS encoding oxidoreductase — MSKVWLITGCSRGLGRDLAKAVLAAGHRLVATSRNPEELQELVAHPGEQVRAVALDVTDSAAARRAVAAATSAFGRLDVLVNNAGYANISSIEDVAEEDFRAQVETNFFGVVNVTRAALPVLRAQRDGHIIQISSVGGRLGSPGLSAYQSSKWAVEGFSEVLSKEVGPLGIRVTIVEPGGMRTNWAGASMRIDPVHDDYKATVGALQNLREHAGIERGDPLKAARAILQIASEPQPPLRLLLGSDAVFLAGAVARARAEEDARWKSLGMSTDFDGMGDFAETPIARMLAEKRN, encoded by the coding sequence ATGTCGAAAGTCTGGCTCATCACTGGATGCTCACGCGGCCTTGGCCGCGATCTCGCCAAGGCCGTGCTCGCCGCCGGCCACCGCCTGGTGGCGACGTCACGCAATCCCGAGGAGCTCCAGGAACTCGTCGCACACCCTGGTGAGCAGGTGCGCGCGGTCGCGCTCGACGTGACCGATTCCGCCGCCGCGCGCCGGGCCGTGGCCGCCGCGACATCCGCCTTTGGCCGGCTGGATGTCTTGGTCAACAACGCCGGCTACGCGAACATCTCCTCCATCGAGGACGTGGCGGAGGAAGACTTCCGCGCGCAGGTCGAGACGAACTTCTTCGGCGTGGTGAACGTCACGCGCGCCGCGCTCCCCGTGCTCCGGGCGCAGCGCGATGGGCACATCATCCAGATCTCGTCCGTGGGTGGGCGCCTGGGAAGCCCGGGGCTCTCGGCCTACCAATCCTCCAAATGGGCCGTGGAGGGCTTCTCGGAGGTCTTGTCGAAAGAGGTGGGGCCGCTCGGCATTCGCGTGACGATCGTCGAACCCGGCGGCATGCGCACCAACTGGGCGGGCGCGTCGATGCGCATCGACCCGGTCCATGACGATTACAAGGCAACCGTGGGTGCGCTGCAGAACCTCCGCGAGCACGCGGGCATCGAGCGGGGCGACCCCCTGAAGGCGGCGCGGGCCATCCTCCAGATCGCCTCGGAGCCACAGCCGCCGCTTCGGCTCCTGCTGGGCTCGGACGCGGTGTTCCTCGCGGGGGCCGTTGCCCGGGCTCGAGCGGAAGAGGATGCCAGGTGGAAGTCACTCGGCATGTCGACGGACTTCGACGGCATGGGTGACTTCGCCGAGACTCCCATCGCCAGGATGCTGGCCGAGAAGAGGAACTGA
- a CDS encoding AraC family transcriptional regulator: MPVDLVPVPGVLLERFAVLGVDVERVLRQAGVLRSRFKEAKAYLTTREFLALWRALETGSGRDVGLRVGSEALPHQYDVASMAALHSGSLGEALEKLARYKRLTCPKDLTIELADGEARLRFHWVLAEGALPVRLLDATFASLLALARRGMGRPLIPRRVELARRRANTDMLTRHFGCEVVFDAPVDLLVLDARALDERFVTHNADLLAVLLPGLEAALSERSPHRSLADDARTALRRWMCGERPSVEKLADELRMSPRTFQRRLKESGTTYQSLLDEVRRESACRLLANTDLDAGEVAFLLGFEELNSFTRAFRGWEGVTPNQWRDSERRSA; encoded by the coding sequence TTGCCCGTCGATCTCGTTCCCGTGCCAGGTGTGCTGCTCGAGCGTTTCGCCGTGCTCGGCGTGGACGTCGAGCGCGTGCTGCGACAAGCAGGTGTGTTGCGCTCGCGATTCAAGGAAGCGAAGGCATACCTCACGACACGCGAGTTCCTGGCGCTCTGGCGAGCGCTGGAAACGGGCAGCGGGCGGGACGTGGGTCTGCGCGTGGGTTCCGAGGCGCTGCCGCACCAGTACGACGTGGCGTCGATGGCGGCGCTTCATTCCGGGAGCCTCGGCGAGGCCTTGGAGAAGCTCGCCCGGTACAAGCGCCTCACCTGCCCGAAGGATCTCACGATCGAGCTCGCGGACGGTGAGGCACGGCTGCGGTTCCACTGGGTACTCGCCGAGGGGGCGTTGCCGGTGCGCCTCCTCGATGCGACGTTCGCCTCCCTGCTCGCGCTCGCCCGCCGCGGAATGGGAAGACCGCTCATCCCGAGACGCGTCGAGCTGGCACGGCGTCGCGCCAACACGGACATGCTCACCCGCCACTTCGGCTGTGAGGTCGTGTTCGACGCCCCCGTGGATCTGCTCGTCCTCGATGCGCGGGCGCTGGACGAGCGGTTCGTGACCCACAACGCGGACCTGCTCGCCGTCCTCCTGCCCGGGCTCGAAGCCGCGCTGAGTGAACGCTCGCCCCATCGCTCGCTCGCCGATGACGCGCGGACCGCGCTCCGCCGGTGGATGTGCGGAGAGCGCCCTTCCGTGGAGAAGCTCGCCGACGAGCTCCGCATGAGTCCGCGCACGTTCCAGCGCCGGCTCAAGGAATCTGGGACGACCTATCAATCGCTGCTCGACGAGGTCCGCCGGGAATCCGCGTGCCGGCTGCTCGCGAACACCGACCTGGATGCGGGCGAGGTGGCCTTCCTGCTGGGCTTCGAGGAGTTGAACTCGTTCACCCGGGCCTTCCGCGGTTGGGAAGGGGTGACGCCGAACCAGTGGCGAGACTCGGAACGTCGATCGGCCTGA
- a CDS encoding RCC1 repeat-containing protein, protein MRRRTTSWMEHALGLLLGLWLVSGCGQPPEGPVAEQAALGSHRQSVQARLLLSTGWDHSLAVRADGTVWASGYNRYGQLGNGGYASSSTPAKVTGLTRVVAVSAGYEHSLALRSDGTVWSWGSNFKGQLGIGSWSDQNVPVQVSGLQDMVALDAGFHHSLAVGSDGTVWAWGENDAGALGDGTTTERTSPVRVLGLSGVVAVAAGHDHSLALRSDGSVWAWGSNFSGKLGDGTTTNQTSPVRVLELSDVVAVATSDGHSLAVRSDGSVWAWGSNGSGELGDGTTTARTSPVRVLGLSGVTAVSVGVSHSLAVRSDGSVWAWGSNAEGQLATGSRDALPHPVPSPFPGVSGVVEVAAGTGYSLVRLADGAVWAWGENSVGQLGSGLFSSTSRAQVQGLSGAAAMAAGRAHSLALRSDGTVWAWGSNTHGQLGTATSNSQATAGPVPALGGVVAVAAGAFHSLALRSDGTVWAWGLNGLGQLGDGTTTSRDAPVQVRGLSGVTAVAAGEGHSLALRSDGTVWAWGDNEYGKLGDGTQSNRPLPVQVQGLSGVTAVAAGPLHSLAVRSDGTAWAWGYNRYTGQLGDGTQTSRSVPVQVKNLTGVVSVAAGQLHSLAVRSDGTAWAWGSNDHGQLGHGDSSVSRSLTPVRVKTLTGVLSVAGGDAHSLAVCQNGGVWAWGNNEKGQRGTGTNSYALYAPLQVAGVSGGTALAAGGSHSLLALSDGTGWAWGFNDDGQLGNDRPVYYPTGLRSLLN, encoded by the coding sequence ATGCGAAGACGTACGACCTCGTGGATGGAACACGCATTGGGCCTGCTGTTGGGGCTCTGGCTGGTGAGCGGCTGTGGCCAGCCCCCTGAAGGCCCCGTGGCGGAGCAGGCCGCGCTGGGGTCCCACCGACAGTCCGTGCAAGCGCGTTTGTTGTTGAGCACGGGTTGGGATCATTCTCTGGCCGTGCGCGCGGATGGCACCGTGTGGGCCTCCGGCTACAACCGATACGGGCAGCTGGGCAACGGCGGCTATGCCTCGAGCAGCACGCCGGCGAAGGTGACGGGACTGACTCGCGTGGTGGCGGTGTCCGCGGGGTATGAGCACTCGTTGGCCTTGCGCTCCGATGGCACCGTCTGGAGTTGGGGCTCCAATTTCAAAGGCCAGCTGGGCATTGGCTCCTGGAGCGATCAGAACGTCCCCGTGCAGGTGTCCGGGCTCCAGGACATGGTGGCCCTGGACGCGGGTTTTCATCACTCGCTGGCGGTGGGCTCCGATGGCACGGTCTGGGCCTGGGGCGAGAACGATGCGGGCGCGCTGGGCGATGGCACCACGACGGAGCGGACCTCGCCGGTGCGGGTGCTGGGGCTGAGTGGCGTGGTGGCCGTGGCCGCGGGTCATGACCACTCGCTGGCACTGCGCTCGGATGGCTCCGTGTGGGCCTGGGGTTCCAACTTCTCCGGAAAGCTGGGGGATGGCACCACGACGAATCAGACCTCGCCGGTGCGGGTGCTGGAGCTGAGCGACGTGGTGGCGGTGGCCACGAGCGACGGCCACTCGCTGGCGGTGCGCTCGGATGGCTCCGTGTGGGCCTGGGGTAGCAACGGCTCGGGTGAGCTGGGAGATGGCACCACGACGGCTCGGACCTCGCCGGTGCGGGTGCTGGGGCTGAGCGGGGTGACGGCCGTGTCCGTGGGCGTGAGCCACTCGCTGGCGGTGCGCTCGGACGGCTCCGTGTGGGCCTGGGGCTCCAATGCCGAGGGCCAGCTGGCGACGGGAAGCCGGGACGCGCTGCCTCACCCCGTGCCGAGCCCCTTTCCCGGAGTGAGCGGGGTCGTGGAGGTGGCCGCCGGTACGGGCTACTCGCTGGTGCGGCTCGCCGATGGCGCGGTGTGGGCCTGGGGCGAAAACTCCGTGGGCCAGCTGGGCAGCGGGCTCTTCTCGTCCACCTCGCGCGCCCAGGTGCAGGGACTGAGCGGGGCCGCGGCCATGGCCGCCGGACGTGCTCACTCGCTGGCGCTGCGCTCGGACGGCACGGTGTGGGCCTGGGGCTCCAACACCCATGGCCAGCTGGGCACCGCGACCTCGAACAGCCAGGCCACCGCGGGGCCAGTCCCGGCGCTCGGCGGCGTGGTGGCCGTGGCCGCGGGGGCCTTCCACTCGCTGGCGCTGCGCTCGGACGGCACGGTGTGGGCCTGGGGGCTCAATGGCCTGGGCCAGCTGGGGGATGGCACCACGACGAGCCGCGACGCGCCGGTGCAGGTGCGGGGGTTGAGCGGAGTGACGGCCGTGGCCGCGGGCGAGGGCCATTCGCTGGCGCTGCGCTCGGACGGCACGGTGTGGGCCTGGGGCGACAACGAGTACGGCAAGCTCGGTGATGGCACCCAGAGCAACCGTCCGCTGCCCGTGCAGGTGCAGGGGCTGAGCGGAGTGACAGCCGTGGCCGCGGGACCGCTGCACTCGCTGGCGGTGCGCTCGGATGGCACGGCGTGGGCCTGGGGATACAACCGGTACACGGGCCAGCTCGGGGATGGGACCCAGACCAGCCGCTCCGTCCCCGTGCAGGTCAAGAACCTGACGGGGGTGGTCTCCGTGGCCGCGGGCCAGCTCCACTCGCTGGCGGTGCGCTCGGATGGCACGGCGTGGGCCTGGGGGTCCAATGATCATGGCCAGCTGGGCCATGGCGACTCGAGCGTGAGCAGAAGCCTGACGCCGGTGCGCGTGAAGACGCTGACTGGAGTGCTCTCCGTGGCCGGAGGTGACGCCCATTCCCTGGCGGTGTGCCAGAACGGCGGGGTGTGGGCCTGGGGCAACAACGAGAAGGGCCAACGGGGCACGGGCACCAACAGCTACGCGCTCTACGCGCCGCTGCAGGTGGCGGGGGTGAGCGGCGGCACGGCGCTGGCCGCGGGCGGCTCGCACTCGCTCCTGGCCCTCTCCGATGGAACCGGGTGGGCCTGGGGCTTCAACGACGATGGCCAGCTGGGCAATGACCGGCCCGTGTACTACCCGACCGGTCTGCGCTCCCTGCTCAACTGA